Proteins from a single region of Zavarzinella sp.:
- a CDS encoding site-specific DNA-methyltransferase — protein sequence MAKKKPTSKKTIETLTHADADRTNIPTAEYETLLPPELAQPKTVRYPRNTDLDPQLVWRGKDTQDWTDLVVHAPPIYIQEKVHPKVLIDDLMAGSSSEPIGDGTFQGDLFADFNGIPEGAEKTEFYQHDGHWTNRMILGDSLQVMASLAEREGLRGKVQCIYFDPPYGIKFNSNFQWSTTSRDVKDGNRDHLTREPEQVKAFRDTWRDGIHSYLTYLRDRLTVARDLLTESGSIFVQIGDENVHRVRAVMDEVFGPTNLCSVISFRKTGGQSSTTLASVADYVLWYAKSAEHVKYRQPYRDKTGEDRPSIYRMIEEGPAGVRRKMTREEQEAKSIDESLSIFAPDTLISLGATPLGSSARTFECKQFHPGSNQHWKTTSAGLDRLEKSRRLINVSTSLYYVRKLNDFPVAPMDNLWQDTSAGGYSDEKLYVVQTNRKIVQRCLLMASDPGDLVLDPTCGSGTTAYVAEQWGRRWITIDTSRVALALARARIMGGRYPYYLLADTPEGQSKEAEVTQKPVSSQPTSGSIRRGFVYERVPHITLKSIANNTEIDVIWQQFEDQLLPLREQLSKLLPAKWLADYRKKQKYDVDVPAEIQEWEIPRDLPTDWSEKAKPLHAEFWKLRIARQKAIDASIAARAEFEYLYDKPYEDKKKVRVAGPFTVESLSPHRTLGVDEHGELIDSAQGMVAAEKQDFAAMILDNLRTAGVQQAHKEGRIQFDSLTLWPGRLVCAEGRYLEGETSKRAAILIGPEFGTVRRQDLVEAAREAADAGFDVLICCAFNYEAITTEFNKLGRLPVLKARMNADLHMSEELKNTGKGNLFVIFGEPDVELLYPDKENIQVQVNGVDVFKPQTGEVISSNTDEIACWFVDSNYNGESFFVRQAYFLGANDPYKSLKTTLKAEIDAAAWETLHSATSRPFPRPATGRIAVKVINHLGDEVLKVFEVK from the coding sequence ATGGCCAAGAAAAAACCCACAAGCAAAAAGACCATTGAAACCCTCACTCATGCAGATGCCGACCGGACCAACATCCCAACGGCGGAATACGAAACCCTGCTGCCACCCGAACTGGCTCAGCCCAAAACGGTGCGTTATCCCCGCAATACCGATCTCGATCCGCAACTGGTCTGGCGGGGCAAGGATACCCAGGACTGGACCGATCTGGTCGTGCACGCACCTCCGATCTACATTCAGGAAAAAGTCCACCCGAAAGTGCTGATCGATGACCTGATGGCTGGTTCCAGCAGTGAACCAATCGGAGATGGCACTTTTCAGGGTGATCTCTTTGCAGACTTCAACGGAATCCCAGAAGGTGCAGAGAAAACTGAATTTTACCAGCATGATGGCCATTGGACGAACCGGATGATTCTGGGAGATTCTCTGCAGGTGATGGCCAGCCTGGCCGAAAGAGAAGGGCTGCGTGGGAAAGTGCAGTGCATTTATTTTGATCCCCCCTACGGCATCAAGTTCAACAGTAACTTTCAGTGGAGCACCACAAGCCGAGATGTGAAGGATGGCAACCGCGACCATCTCACTCGGGAGCCAGAACAGGTCAAAGCGTTCCGTGATACCTGGCGTGACGGCATCCATAGTTACCTCACTTATCTCCGCGACCGCCTGACCGTCGCCCGCGATCTCCTCACTGAATCGGGCAGTATCTTCGTGCAGATAGGGGATGAGAATGTGCATCGAGTGCGGGCGGTGATGGATGAGGTGTTTGGCCCGACGAATCTCTGCTCAGTTATTTCGTTCCGGAAGACCGGTGGCCAATCTTCCACTACTCTCGCGTCCGTTGCTGACTATGTTCTCTGGTACGCAAAGTCCGCGGAACACGTCAAATATCGTCAGCCATATCGAGACAAGACCGGTGAGGATCGCCCGTCGATTTATCGAATGATCGAGGAAGGTCCCGCAGGTGTCCGACGAAAAATGACGCGGGAAGAGCAAGAAGCGAAGTCAATTGACGAAAGCCTCTCGATTTTCGCCCCCGATACTTTGATTTCATTAGGAGCTACTCCGCTTGGTTCAAGCGCAAGGACTTTCGAGTGCAAGCAATTCCATCCCGGTTCGAACCAGCATTGGAAGACCACCTCGGCGGGACTTGATCGACTCGAAAAATCGCGACGATTGATCAATGTCAGTACAAGCCTGTACTACGTGCGAAAACTGAACGACTTTCCCGTCGCTCCAATGGACAACCTGTGGCAAGACACGAGTGCTGGCGGTTATTCCGACGAGAAACTTTACGTTGTTCAAACCAATCGAAAGATTGTACAGCGTTGCCTCCTCATGGCCTCCGACCCCGGCGACCTGGTGCTCGATCCCACCTGCGGTTCGGGCACCACCGCTTATGTCGCAGAGCAGTGGGGCCGTCGCTGGATCACCATTGATACCAGTCGTGTCGCTTTGGCACTGGCCCGTGCACGGATCATGGGTGGTCGTTATCCCTATTACCTTTTGGCAGATACTCCCGAAGGGCAATCAAAAGAAGCGGAAGTGACCCAAAAACCGGTATCTTCCCAGCCCACCAGCGGCAGTATACGTCGAGGATTTGTCTATGAACGGGTTCCACACATCACACTGAAGAGTATCGCCAATAACACCGAAATCGATGTCATCTGGCAGCAATTTGAAGACCAGTTACTTCCCCTACGGGAGCAATTGAGCAAACTGCTGCCCGCGAAATGGCTCGCTGATTATCGCAAAAAGCAGAAATATGATGTGGACGTTCCTGCCGAGATTCAGGAATGGGAAATCCCCCGCGACCTACCCACCGACTGGTCAGAGAAAGCAAAACCACTCCATGCAGAGTTCTGGAAACTGCGAATTGCCCGCCAAAAGGCGATTGATGCCAGTATCGCTGCCCGTGCCGAATTCGAATACCTTTACGACAAGCCTTATGAAGACAAGAAAAAAGTCCGGGTGGCAGGTCCGTTTACTGTGGAAAGCCTCAGCCCTCACCGCACGTTGGGTGTTGATGAGCATGGCGAACTGATTGATAGCGCCCAGGGGATGGTTGCTGCTGAGAAGCAGGATTTCGCCGCGATGATTCTGGATAACCTTCGCACCGCTGGTGTGCAGCAAGCCCACAAAGAGGGCCGGATTCAGTTCGATTCGCTGACCCTCTGGCCAGGCAGACTGGTCTGTGCGGAAGGACGCTATCTGGAAGGGGAAACCAGCAAACGTGCTGCCATCCTGATTGGTCCAGAATTTGGCACGGTTCGACGGCAGGACCTGGTGGAAGCTGCCCGGGAAGCAGCTGATGCGGGATTTGACGTGCTGATCTGCTGTGCATTCAATTATGAAGCGATTACCACAGAATTTAATAAACTGGGCCGCTTGCCCGTTTTGAAAGCCCGCATGAATGCCGATCTGCATATGTCGGAAGAGTTAAAGAACACTGGCAAAGGGAATCTGTTTGTGATCTTTGGGGAACCGGATGTGGAATTGCTCTATCCCGATAAGGAAAATATCCAGGTGCAGGTCAACGGCGTGGATGTCTTTAAGCCACAAACAGGCGAGGTGATTAGCAGCAATACCGATGAGATTGCCTGCTGGTTTGTCGATTCCAATTACAACGGCGAGAGCTTCTTTGTACGTCAGGCCTATTTTCTGGGTGCCAACGACCCGTACAAGAGCCTGAAAACCACCCTGAAGGCGGAGATCGATGCTGCGGCCTGGGAAACACTGCACAGTGCCACTTCCCGCCCCTTTCCCCGCCCCGCTACCGGCAGGATTGCTGTGAAAGTAATTAACCATCTGGGTGATGAAGTATTAAAGGTTTTTGAGGTGAAGTAA
- a CDS encoding RES family NAD+ phosphorylase, with protein sequence MKQKAHPRYAEIKRWMLERISQQVSLEGEFFRTAGPSYTSAKQIVAGVGGLKSAGRWHPYGVLKIVYLSDEPETSLQEANEHFRYYQLPLKKGYPKVTVIVVVKLTQVLDLTDPTVSETLPIPLEQVMTEDWRAIVAQKAESAGQAIGRAAHQIGLQGLLVPSKPCPKSKNLLVFPKNLHSLLQIEVQNPEELELLGKNS encoded by the coding sequence ATGAAACAGAAGGCCCATCCACGCTATGCGGAAATTAAGCGTTGGATGCTCGAACGAATCTCGCAGCAAGTTTCTCTCGAAGGGGAATTTTTTCGCACCGCTGGTCCAAGCTATACTTCTGCTAAACAGATTGTTGCAGGGGTTGGTGGCTTGAAGAGTGCAGGTCGCTGGCACCCCTATGGCGTGCTGAAAATCGTTTATTTGAGTGATGAACCAGAAACCTCGCTCCAGGAAGCAAATGAGCATTTTCGTTATTATCAGCTCCCTCTGAAGAAAGGTTATCCCAAAGTAACCGTGATAGTAGTGGTGAAGTTGACACAGGTGCTTGATCTCACTGATCCCACTGTTTCAGAGACGTTGCCGATCCCATTGGAACAGGTGATGACGGAAGACTGGCGGGCAATTGTTGCCCAGAAAGCAGAATCTGCTGGCCAGGCAATTGGCCGAGCAGCCCACCAGATAGGACTGCAAGGCCTGCTGGTTCCTTCAAAACCGTGTCCCAAGTCGAAGAATCTACTGGTTTTCCCAAAAAATCTCCACTCATTGCTGCAAATCGAAGTGCAGAATCCGGAAGAACTTGAACTACTTGGAAAAAACAGTTAA
- a CDS encoding antitoxin Xre/MbcA/ParS toxin-binding domain-containing protein, with protein MSLKTKPTARKASAKKPNSSSGKKPVLKQRSGRWIQAVRLNAGFTQHDFSLVTGYAVRSIAGWEAGKPLSASAKLKMQEMKRLVDALLQILPADQLKNWLKQPNTAFEGRTPMDVMENGESDRLWQMIHEIDANVAN; from the coding sequence ATGTCATTGAAGACGAAGCCAACCGCACGAAAGGCATCAGCGAAAAAGCCGAATTCATCGTCAGGCAAAAAACCAGTCCTCAAGCAGCGGTCGGGAAGGTGGATTCAAGCCGTTCGCCTGAACGCAGGTTTTACTCAACACGATTTTTCGCTGGTCACTGGTTATGCGGTACGTTCGATTGCAGGTTGGGAAGCTGGAAAACCGCTCAGTGCTTCTGCCAAGTTGAAAATGCAGGAAATGAAGCGATTAGTGGATGCCTTGTTGCAGATTTTGCCTGCCGACCAGTTAAAAAACTGGTTAAAGCAGCCCAACACCGCTTTCGAGGGTCGCACCCCAATGGATGTGATGGAAAATGGTGAATCCGACCGTCTCTGGCAGATGATTCATGAGATTGATGCCAATGTTGCCAATTAA